Proteins from one Diprion similis isolate iyDipSimi1 chromosome 3, iyDipSimi1.1, whole genome shotgun sequence genomic window:
- the LOC124404867 gene encoding DENN domain-containing protein 1C isoform X2, which produces MGSRLRENVRHLFECFCEVAAPVADKDPWLLQRFPESFSEEEILKSVPKFAYPCSFENVLVQHFSFVLTSIDSKWTFGFCRHDPKTETALVILSALPWHEIFYKLLNHIATITASGKDGDLWKFLQDVYSKGVPSPGASLTIPLPDPSVVFVCQSPKQFQLPSIPENRNLTEYYSAIDSHNMMIVFASMLYERRIIFTSKKLSRLSACVQACNALIYPMIWQHIYIPVLPLALMDYLLAPMPFLIGVPAPILERVRQSDLGEVVILDADNNTIQSPFDDLESLPQDVIINLRRALRNRAALLGDGVSRAFLRALVQLTAGYREALTLQQGERITFDEKAFVDSRPSSMQPFLRKMLELQIFQQFIEERLHMLNSGLGFSDEFEMEALNYSEKSGSKFRQQYREWSYAMRKEGSAFFRSVKDKVKEKGKDMKTAYKGLRWKGRTNRQESGMRYQQPRSAPSSPTLDRRPVTFASPSKPAAAYTATTSYRKELRFRNAAVPDTSRKRYSPLSPSSPEETDYPVERLDIDLMNELRDVIYPNTPPVDRTLKPVRSLDSLRSAWSGRLRHGPLPSDTSIATDIYDPSRTSDSFSSSTLESSSTSSNAQCTTNHKLLEPGTPLISVTSDTLLDISDSSTTNSSSNINGIDSSSPSSIRSLFSLKNSDSIPFASLGIEDRATNSSKTNNRVEKSTRGSHEFVNPTNPFVNKSISHTQTLVEHNNDQNKTTENLKTDVLSVQDSDNSFDREHQSSLRISWFNNLLDANLNIADPNSQLIADDPFDTSQILNPFHPQNPLLIHPISLKPSPTSIQPLPPLNNQHYSAQAKDTPEPHDLIRLDSTNSDDEFDPLLSKSVKSNSAKQMTQSLHLPQMGEGLTNPLYPYFLPQHKAREDLDLLQEYGLDFNKFNLANGASSAMTTSCNHTLQETSTAASFNTSTVKTQNNWTKFE; this is translated from the exons ATGGGATCCAGATTGAG AGAAAATGTGCGACACCTGTTCGAGTGTTTCTGCGAAGTCGCTGCCCCTGTTGCGGACAAAGATCCCTGGCTACTACAGAGGTTCCCGGAATCTTTTTCCGAAGAAGAAATACTTAAATCTGTTCCTAAATTTGCGTACCCTTGTAGTTTCGAAAA CGTACTTGTGCAGCACTTTTCATTCGTATTGACGAGTATCGATTCAAAATGGACGTTTGGATTCTGTCGACACGATCCAAAGACCGAAACGGCGTTAGTAATTTTGAGTGCCTTACCTTGGCATGAAATCTTCTATAA ATTGTTAAATCATATTGCCACCATAACTGCAAGCGGCAAAGATGGAGATCTTTGGAAATTCCTTCAAGATGTTTATAGCAAGGGTGTTCCTTCTCCCGGAGCTTCGCTTACCATTCCTCTTCCAGATCCTAGTGTT GTATTCGTCTGTCAAAGCCCAAAACAATTTCAGTTGCCTAGTATTCCGGAAAAC aGAAATTTGACTGAGTATTATAGCGCCATTGATTCGCACAATATGATGATAGTGTTCGCCTCCATGCTGTACGAAAGACGTATTATATTTACTTCGAAAAAGTTGTCAAGACTGAGCGCTTGTGTTCAAGCTTGCAATGCCCTGATCTACCCTATGATTTGGCAGCACATATATATTCCCGTTTTGCCATTGGCCCTGATGGATTATTTGCTAGCTCCGATGCCTTTTCTCATCGGCGTGCCAGCGCCTATACTTGag agAGTACGTCAAAGCGATTTGGGTGAAGTAGTGATCCTTGATGCAGACAACAACACTATTCAATCCCCGTTTGACGATCTGGAGTCCTTGCCTCAAGATGTG ATAATTAATCTCAGAAGAGCACTACGTAACAGAGCTGCCTTGCTTGGTGATGGAGTGTCAAGGGCATTCCTACGCGCATTAGTTCAATTGACGGCTGGTTACAGAGAGGCTCTAACTCTCCAGCAAGGGGAACGTATTACGTTTGATGAGAAGGCCTTCGTAGACAGCCGGCCTTCGTCAATGCAACCCTTTCTTCGTAAAATGCTGgaattacaaatatttcaacaa TTTATAGAAGAACGTTTACACATGCTCAATTCCGGTCTTGGTTTCTCTGACGAATTTGAAATGGAAGCTCTTAATTATTCGGAAAAATCTGGCAGTAAATTCCGACAGCAGTATCGCGAATGGTCGTACGCGATGCGCAAGGAAGGTTCTGCATTTTTTCGGAGTGTCAAAGATAAG GTCAAGGAGAAGGGTAAAGACATGAAAACAGCGTACAAAGGCTTGCGCTGGAAAG GTCGAACGAATAGACAAGAAAGTGGCATGAGATACCAACAGCCCAGGTCAGCCCCGAGTTCTCCTACGTTGGATAGAAGGCCTGTTACATTTGCGTCTCCTTCGAAACCAGCTGCCGCTTACACAGCAACTACTAGCTATCGAAAAGAgcttcgattccgaaacgctgCTGTACCCGACACAAG CAGGAAGCGATACTCTCCATTGAGTCCCAGTTCACCCGAGGAAACAGATTATCCGGTTGAAAGGCTAGACATAGATCTGATGAACGAACTTCGAGATGTTATATATCCTAATACTCCGCCTGTCGATAGAACG TTGAAGCCAGTGCGCAGTTTAGACAGCTTGAGGTCTGCATGGAGTGGGCGCTTGCGGCACGGCCCTCTTCCTTCCGACACTTCCATTGCCACAGACATTTACGATCCCTCCCGTACTTCAGATTCCTTCTCTTCCTCCACCTTAGAATCATCCTCGACTAGTTCCAACGCTCAATGCACAACAAATCACAAGCTGCTAGAACCTGGCACGCCATTGATTTCTGTAACTAGTGATACCCTGCTAGATATTTCCGATTCTTCGACTACTAATAGCAGTTCTAACATTAACGGAATTGACTCGTCAAGTCCGTCTTCGATCAGATCTTTattcagtttgaaaaattcggaCAGTATTCCATTTGCTTCACTTGGAATCGAAGATCGGGCGACCAACAGTTCGAAAACAAACAATCGTGTGGAAAAATCGACTCGCGGTTCGCACGAATTTGTCAATCCCACCAATCCGTTTGTCAACAAAAGTATATCTCATACTCAGACTTTGGTGGAACATAACAATGACCAAAACAAAACtacagaaaatttgaagactgACGTACTCAGCGTGCAAGATTCGGATAATTCTTTCGATCGAGAACATCAATCTTCGTTACGGATTTCTTGGTTTAATAATCTATTGGATGCTAATTTGAATATTGCAGATCCTAACTCGCAATTAATTGCCGATGATCCATTTGACACAAGCCAAATACTGAACCCTTTCCACCCACAGAACCCATTGTTAATTCATCCCATCAGCCTAAAGCCGAGTCCGACCAGCATTCAACCACTCCCTCCATTAAATAATCAGCATTACTCTGCACAGGCTAAG GATACACCAGAGCCCCATGATTTAATCAGACTAGATTCAACGAATAGCGACGATGAGTTTGACCCACTTTTATCAAAGTCTGTAAAGAGTAACAGCGCCAAACAAATGACTCAGTCATTGCATCTTCCACAGATGGGAGAAGGTCTGACAAATCCTTTATATCCATATTTTTTACCTCAGCATAAAGCTAGAGAAGATCTTGACTTACTTCAGGAGTATGGTCttgatttcaataaatttaatcTAGCCAACGGCGCGTCTTCCGCAATGACTACATCGTGTAATCACACACTTCAAGAAACTAGTACAGCTGCTTCGTTCAATACGTCCACTGTTAAAACTCAGAATAATTggacaaaatttgaatga
- the LOC124404867 gene encoding DENN domain-containing protein 1B isoform X1 — MGSRLRENVRHLFECFCEVAAPVADKDPWLLQRFPESFSEEEILKSVPKFAYPCSFENVLVQHFSFVLTSIDSKWTFGFCRHDPKTETALVILSALPWHEIFYKLLNHIATITASGKDGDLWKFLQDVYSKGVPSPGASLTIPLPDPSVVFVCQSPKQFQLPSIPENRNLTEYYSAIDSHNMMIVFASMLYERRIIFTSKKLSRLSACVQACNALIYPMIWQHIYIPVLPLALMDYLLAPMPFLIGVPAPILERVRQSDLGEVVILDADNNTIQSPFDDLESLPQDVIINLRRALRNRAALLGDGVSRAFLRALVQLTAGYREALTLQQGERITFDEKAFVDSRPSSMQPFLRKMLELQIFQQFIEERLHMLNSGLGFSDEFEMEALNYSEKSGSKFRQQYREWSYAMRKEGSAFFRSVKDKANPAVKSAVKSVKEKGKDMKTAYKGLRWKGRTNRQESGMRYQQPRSAPSSPTLDRRPVTFASPSKPAAAYTATTSYRKELRFRNAAVPDTSRKRYSPLSPSSPEETDYPVERLDIDLMNELRDVIYPNTPPVDRTLKPVRSLDSLRSAWSGRLRHGPLPSDTSIATDIYDPSRTSDSFSSSTLESSSTSSNAQCTTNHKLLEPGTPLISVTSDTLLDISDSSTTNSSSNINGIDSSSPSSIRSLFSLKNSDSIPFASLGIEDRATNSSKTNNRVEKSTRGSHEFVNPTNPFVNKSISHTQTLVEHNNDQNKTTENLKTDVLSVQDSDNSFDREHQSSLRISWFNNLLDANLNIADPNSQLIADDPFDTSQILNPFHPQNPLLIHPISLKPSPTSIQPLPPLNNQHYSAQAKDTPEPHDLIRLDSTNSDDEFDPLLSKSVKSNSAKQMTQSLHLPQMGEGLTNPLYPYFLPQHKAREDLDLLQEYGLDFNKFNLANGASSAMTTSCNHTLQETSTAASFNTSTVKTQNNWTKFE; from the exons ATGGGATCCAGATTGAG AGAAAATGTGCGACACCTGTTCGAGTGTTTCTGCGAAGTCGCTGCCCCTGTTGCGGACAAAGATCCCTGGCTACTACAGAGGTTCCCGGAATCTTTTTCCGAAGAAGAAATACTTAAATCTGTTCCTAAATTTGCGTACCCTTGTAGTTTCGAAAA CGTACTTGTGCAGCACTTTTCATTCGTATTGACGAGTATCGATTCAAAATGGACGTTTGGATTCTGTCGACACGATCCAAAGACCGAAACGGCGTTAGTAATTTTGAGTGCCTTACCTTGGCATGAAATCTTCTATAA ATTGTTAAATCATATTGCCACCATAACTGCAAGCGGCAAAGATGGAGATCTTTGGAAATTCCTTCAAGATGTTTATAGCAAGGGTGTTCCTTCTCCCGGAGCTTCGCTTACCATTCCTCTTCCAGATCCTAGTGTT GTATTCGTCTGTCAAAGCCCAAAACAATTTCAGTTGCCTAGTATTCCGGAAAAC aGAAATTTGACTGAGTATTATAGCGCCATTGATTCGCACAATATGATGATAGTGTTCGCCTCCATGCTGTACGAAAGACGTATTATATTTACTTCGAAAAAGTTGTCAAGACTGAGCGCTTGTGTTCAAGCTTGCAATGCCCTGATCTACCCTATGATTTGGCAGCACATATATATTCCCGTTTTGCCATTGGCCCTGATGGATTATTTGCTAGCTCCGATGCCTTTTCTCATCGGCGTGCCAGCGCCTATACTTGag agAGTACGTCAAAGCGATTTGGGTGAAGTAGTGATCCTTGATGCAGACAACAACACTATTCAATCCCCGTTTGACGATCTGGAGTCCTTGCCTCAAGATGTG ATAATTAATCTCAGAAGAGCACTACGTAACAGAGCTGCCTTGCTTGGTGATGGAGTGTCAAGGGCATTCCTACGCGCATTAGTTCAATTGACGGCTGGTTACAGAGAGGCTCTAACTCTCCAGCAAGGGGAACGTATTACGTTTGATGAGAAGGCCTTCGTAGACAGCCGGCCTTCGTCAATGCAACCCTTTCTTCGTAAAATGCTGgaattacaaatatttcaacaa TTTATAGAAGAACGTTTACACATGCTCAATTCCGGTCTTGGTTTCTCTGACGAATTTGAAATGGAAGCTCTTAATTATTCGGAAAAATCTGGCAGTAAATTCCGACAGCAGTATCGCGAATGGTCGTACGCGATGCGCAAGGAAGGTTCTGCATTTTTTCGGAGTGTCAAAGATAAG gccaATCCTGCAGTCAAATCAGCTGTTAAATCG GTCAAGGAGAAGGGTAAAGACATGAAAACAGCGTACAAAGGCTTGCGCTGGAAAG GTCGAACGAATAGACAAGAAAGTGGCATGAGATACCAACAGCCCAGGTCAGCCCCGAGTTCTCCTACGTTGGATAGAAGGCCTGTTACATTTGCGTCTCCTTCGAAACCAGCTGCCGCTTACACAGCAACTACTAGCTATCGAAAAGAgcttcgattccgaaacgctgCTGTACCCGACACAAG CAGGAAGCGATACTCTCCATTGAGTCCCAGTTCACCCGAGGAAACAGATTATCCGGTTGAAAGGCTAGACATAGATCTGATGAACGAACTTCGAGATGTTATATATCCTAATACTCCGCCTGTCGATAGAACG TTGAAGCCAGTGCGCAGTTTAGACAGCTTGAGGTCTGCATGGAGTGGGCGCTTGCGGCACGGCCCTCTTCCTTCCGACACTTCCATTGCCACAGACATTTACGATCCCTCCCGTACTTCAGATTCCTTCTCTTCCTCCACCTTAGAATCATCCTCGACTAGTTCCAACGCTCAATGCACAACAAATCACAAGCTGCTAGAACCTGGCACGCCATTGATTTCTGTAACTAGTGATACCCTGCTAGATATTTCCGATTCTTCGACTACTAATAGCAGTTCTAACATTAACGGAATTGACTCGTCAAGTCCGTCTTCGATCAGATCTTTattcagtttgaaaaattcggaCAGTATTCCATTTGCTTCACTTGGAATCGAAGATCGGGCGACCAACAGTTCGAAAACAAACAATCGTGTGGAAAAATCGACTCGCGGTTCGCACGAATTTGTCAATCCCACCAATCCGTTTGTCAACAAAAGTATATCTCATACTCAGACTTTGGTGGAACATAACAATGACCAAAACAAAACtacagaaaatttgaagactgACGTACTCAGCGTGCAAGATTCGGATAATTCTTTCGATCGAGAACATCAATCTTCGTTACGGATTTCTTGGTTTAATAATCTATTGGATGCTAATTTGAATATTGCAGATCCTAACTCGCAATTAATTGCCGATGATCCATTTGACACAAGCCAAATACTGAACCCTTTCCACCCACAGAACCCATTGTTAATTCATCCCATCAGCCTAAAGCCGAGTCCGACCAGCATTCAACCACTCCCTCCATTAAATAATCAGCATTACTCTGCACAGGCTAAG GATACACCAGAGCCCCATGATTTAATCAGACTAGATTCAACGAATAGCGACGATGAGTTTGACCCACTTTTATCAAAGTCTGTAAAGAGTAACAGCGCCAAACAAATGACTCAGTCATTGCATCTTCCACAGATGGGAGAAGGTCTGACAAATCCTTTATATCCATATTTTTTACCTCAGCATAAAGCTAGAGAAGATCTTGACTTACTTCAGGAGTATGGTCttgatttcaataaatttaatcTAGCCAACGGCGCGTCTTCCGCAATGACTACATCGTGTAATCACACACTTCAAGAAACTAGTACAGCTGCTTCGTTCAATACGTCCACTGTTAAAACTCAGAATAATTggacaaaatttgaatga
- the LOC124404867 gene encoding DENN domain-containing protein 1A isoform X3: MGSRLRENVRHLFECFCEVAAPVADKDPWLLQRFPESFSEEEILKSVPKFAYPCSFENVLVQHFSFVLTSIDSKWTFGFCRHDPKTETALVILSALPWHEIFYKLLNHIATITASGKDGDLWKFLQDVYSKGVPSPGASLTIPLPDPSVVFVCQSPKQFQLPSIPENRNLTEYYSAIDSHNMMIVFASMLYERRIIFTSKKLSRLSACVQACNALIYPMIWQHIYIPVLPLALMDYLLAPMPFLIGVPAPILERVRQSDLGEVVILDADNNTIQSPFDDLESLPQDVIINLRRALRNRAALLGDGVSRAFLRALVQLTAGYREALTLQQGERITFDEKAFVDSRPSSMQPFLRKMLELQIFQQFIEERLHMLNSGLGFSDEFEMEALNYSEKSGSKFRQQYREWSYAMRKEGSAFFRSVKDKANPAVKSAVKSVKEKGKDMKTAYKGLRWKGRTNRQESGMRYQQPRSAPSSPTLDRRPVTFASPSKPAAAYTATTSYRKELRFRNAAVPDTSRKRYSPLSPSSPEETDYPVERLDIDLMNELRDVIYPNTPPVDRTDTPEPHDLIRLDSTNSDDEFDPLLSKSVKSNSAKQMTQSLHLPQMGEGLTNPLYPYFLPQHKAREDLDLLQEYGLDFNKFNLANGASSAMTTSCNHTLQETSTAASFNTSTVKTQNNWTKFE, translated from the exons ATGGGATCCAGATTGAG AGAAAATGTGCGACACCTGTTCGAGTGTTTCTGCGAAGTCGCTGCCCCTGTTGCGGACAAAGATCCCTGGCTACTACAGAGGTTCCCGGAATCTTTTTCCGAAGAAGAAATACTTAAATCTGTTCCTAAATTTGCGTACCCTTGTAGTTTCGAAAA CGTACTTGTGCAGCACTTTTCATTCGTATTGACGAGTATCGATTCAAAATGGACGTTTGGATTCTGTCGACACGATCCAAAGACCGAAACGGCGTTAGTAATTTTGAGTGCCTTACCTTGGCATGAAATCTTCTATAA ATTGTTAAATCATATTGCCACCATAACTGCAAGCGGCAAAGATGGAGATCTTTGGAAATTCCTTCAAGATGTTTATAGCAAGGGTGTTCCTTCTCCCGGAGCTTCGCTTACCATTCCTCTTCCAGATCCTAGTGTT GTATTCGTCTGTCAAAGCCCAAAACAATTTCAGTTGCCTAGTATTCCGGAAAAC aGAAATTTGACTGAGTATTATAGCGCCATTGATTCGCACAATATGATGATAGTGTTCGCCTCCATGCTGTACGAAAGACGTATTATATTTACTTCGAAAAAGTTGTCAAGACTGAGCGCTTGTGTTCAAGCTTGCAATGCCCTGATCTACCCTATGATTTGGCAGCACATATATATTCCCGTTTTGCCATTGGCCCTGATGGATTATTTGCTAGCTCCGATGCCTTTTCTCATCGGCGTGCCAGCGCCTATACTTGag agAGTACGTCAAAGCGATTTGGGTGAAGTAGTGATCCTTGATGCAGACAACAACACTATTCAATCCCCGTTTGACGATCTGGAGTCCTTGCCTCAAGATGTG ATAATTAATCTCAGAAGAGCACTACGTAACAGAGCTGCCTTGCTTGGTGATGGAGTGTCAAGGGCATTCCTACGCGCATTAGTTCAATTGACGGCTGGTTACAGAGAGGCTCTAACTCTCCAGCAAGGGGAACGTATTACGTTTGATGAGAAGGCCTTCGTAGACAGCCGGCCTTCGTCAATGCAACCCTTTCTTCGTAAAATGCTGgaattacaaatatttcaacaa TTTATAGAAGAACGTTTACACATGCTCAATTCCGGTCTTGGTTTCTCTGACGAATTTGAAATGGAAGCTCTTAATTATTCGGAAAAATCTGGCAGTAAATTCCGACAGCAGTATCGCGAATGGTCGTACGCGATGCGCAAGGAAGGTTCTGCATTTTTTCGGAGTGTCAAAGATAAG gccaATCCTGCAGTCAAATCAGCTGTTAAATCG GTCAAGGAGAAGGGTAAAGACATGAAAACAGCGTACAAAGGCTTGCGCTGGAAAG GTCGAACGAATAGACAAGAAAGTGGCATGAGATACCAACAGCCCAGGTCAGCCCCGAGTTCTCCTACGTTGGATAGAAGGCCTGTTACATTTGCGTCTCCTTCGAAACCAGCTGCCGCTTACACAGCAACTACTAGCTATCGAAAAGAgcttcgattccgaaacgctgCTGTACCCGACACAAG CAGGAAGCGATACTCTCCATTGAGTCCCAGTTCACCCGAGGAAACAGATTATCCGGTTGAAAGGCTAGACATAGATCTGATGAACGAACTTCGAGATGTTATATATCCTAATACTCCGCCTGTCGATAGAACG GATACACCAGAGCCCCATGATTTAATCAGACTAGATTCAACGAATAGCGACGATGAGTTTGACCCACTTTTATCAAAGTCTGTAAAGAGTAACAGCGCCAAACAAATGACTCAGTCATTGCATCTTCCACAGATGGGAGAAGGTCTGACAAATCCTTTATATCCATATTTTTTACCTCAGCATAAAGCTAGAGAAGATCTTGACTTACTTCAGGAGTATGGTCttgatttcaataaatttaatcTAGCCAACGGCGCGTCTTCCGCAATGACTACATCGTGTAATCACACACTTCAAGAAACTAGTACAGCTGCTTCGTTCAATACGTCCACTGTTAAAACTCAGAATAATTggacaaaatttgaatga